The genomic interval TGCGTCGTACCCCTGCTGCCCCGGGCCGGGGATCAACGGCAGCGGCTGTTGCTCGTCGTCGTCGTCGTCGTCGTCTCCGTCATCATCGTCACCCGCCACATCGTCGTCGTCGTCGTCCCCCTGTTCACAGGCGCAGACCAGTAGGGCCACGGCGAGCAGCAACACCAACAACAGCTTCAGGCTTTTCATCCGGACGCTCCTTAATCCTCATGCGCGACGCGCAAGATAATCGACGTTCAAGCCGTGAATAATCTACCAGCGGCCGCGGATTCAGGCCAGCCTCAGGAGACGATGGGTGAGCGCTCCACCGCCGGGCGCATCGGCACGACGGCGATGCTTACTCCGATCAGGATCACGGCCGCGCCGATCAACATCCAGGTCGTGGGGACCTCGTCGACCCAGGCCCAGGCGATCAGCACGCCGAGCACCGGCTGGCAGTAGATGGTGATCGCCACCTTGGCCGCCGAATCCTGGCGCAGCGCCACGAACCAGAAGGTATAGCCCACCACCGTGCACAGCAGCGCCAGGTAGACCACCAACAGCGACCAGTCTTGCGCGGTTAAATTTGCGGCTTGGGGCCAGTAGCCCAGAACGCTGATCGCCGTGACGTTGACCAGGCACGCGGCGCCGACCGCCACGGCCACGATCTTCAGCGGCGGGTGCCGCCGCAGGATCTCCTTGCCGATCACCGAGTACCCGGCCTCGAAAAACACTCCGGCCAAAATCAGCCCGATCCCGAAAGCGCTGAGGGATTCGCCCTGCCGCCAGAACTGCGAAAGCACGATCGTGCCGCCAAAGGAAACGGCGAGGGCGGCTGCGGTCCGTCGGCCGATCCGCTCGCGCAGATAGATCCAGGCGCCCAGCGAGACCAGCAGCGGCTCCATCGCCGTGATTACCGCCGCGTCCGAGGCCCGGCTGAGCGAGACGCCCTTGTACATCAGCAGCGGGCACAGCGTGAAGGTGCTCACGCCCATCAAGGCGCTGCGCAAAATATCGCCCGGCGGCATGCGCAGCCCGTGCCTGCGTCCGGCCAAAATCAGCAGCGGCAGCGCGGCCGCCAGATAGCGTAGCGAGGTCACCAGAAAATACGGCGCGTGCTGCATCAAAACCTTGGTGGCCGAGTAGCTTCCGGCCCAGATTACGTTGAGCAGCAGCAGAATCAACAGGGTCCGTTTCGACATCGGGCTGGATAGTACGCCAAATCGGCTTTCCACGCGATCATCGGGAATTGCCTTCTTTTTTCCCAATACAGCTTGTTGTGTTGGTGGAAACTTGTGGTATGTTTTGCTCACCTTAATCCAGATTTTCTGCCGGAGCGGGAAGATGACCACTACCGAAGAATCCACCGGAACTTTAACAGCATCCGATGGGATCAAACTGTTCTACCGCGCCTATGCGGCTCCCGAGCAAAAGGCCGGGATCGTCGTCTCCCACGGCCTGGGAGATCACAGCGGACGCTACGGCGAGATAGTCGAGCACCTGCTGCCGCACGGCTACAGCCTGTGGATTCCCGACCACCGCGGACACGGCCGCAGCGAGGGAATCCGCGGCCACGTCGACCGCTTCTACCAGTACATCGACAACCTCCACCTTTCGGTGGACATGGCCAAGCACGCCTTGGACGAAGGGCAAAAGCTGTTTCTGTTCGGCCACAGCATGGGCGGATTGATCGCCATCCGCTTTGCCCTGCTCTACCCCGAGACCATCGACGGGGTGATCGTTTCATCCCCGGCGCTGGGGCTGGCCAATCCCGTGCCCTGGTACCGCCAGATGACGGCCAACGTGCTCTCCAAGCTCAAACCGACCAAGGTCCTGCAGACCGGATTGGATAAATCCACGGTCAGCCACGATCGAACGGCTGTGGAAGAATACGTCAACGATCCGCTGACCCACCAACAGGTCAGCGTGCGCTGGTTCACCGAGTCCACCATGGCGATGGAGAATGTCGAGATGTACGCCGCCAAGCTGCATCAGCCGTTCTTATTCCTGATCGCCGGGGCCGACACGCAGGTCAACCCGGCAATCTCGCGCGAGATCTTTTCCAAGCTCGGATCGTCGGACAAGACGATGAAGCTCTACGACGAGATGTATCACCGGCTGTTCTGCGAGGATGAGGAACGTCGCACGCTGGTACTGCAGGACCTGCTCGAGTGGCTCGAACAGCGCGTCGTTTAGCCGCCTAGAGAATCTCCCCCGCGGGTTTTTCGACCACCACCTTGCCGCCCACGGGCACGCCGATATCCTCGGCCACCAGCTCGCACTTAACCAGGAAGACGAAAAAGATCCGCTTGTCGCGGCAATCGTTGAGCGTCTCGAAGTTGCCCATTCCCTTGGCCACAATCAACTCCGCTTTATCAAACTCGCGACAAAATTCCGCTGAGCAATCCTCGAGAATCACGCCCGGCGCGTCCGATCCGTTGTCGATCACGCGGGCAAAGCGGTCGATGCCCGCGAACTGCGCGTCCTCCAGCGTGGCGTCGTTGAGCACCGGCGCGCCGCGCACTGCGTAGCTGATCTCGATCTGCGATGCAATGCGCTCGAGAAACACGCGGTCCATCACGGTCTCGCCCGCGTTGTCTCCCAGGAACAGCAGGCGTTGCTCGCCCTGGATCGCCGCGCGCAGGCGCTGTGTGTGATCGATGCTCAGCTCACATTGCAGCACCTCGTCCAGGGTCTCGAGCATGTGAATCTCCGCGCCCACGCCCACGTCGATGATGTTGCCCGCCAGGCTGATCCGCAGTGCGGTGTCAAAAGGGTCAACGCTGCGCTCGACCATTTTCGCCATCCGCGGGTAGTGCTCCATGGCCAGGGCGTTGAAGTGTTCCTTCTCGCGGCGGTAGGGGTCGGCGTTGCCCGAAATCTCACGCATGATGCGCTGGATCCCCTTGGCCAGGTACGGCGGCGGTCGGTCGGTATCAGCAGTCTTGAGCATCTCCTTAACCTGGAACTCGATCTGCTCGCGTTGCGCCTCGTCCTGGGTCACACGCTCGGCAATCCGCCTGAGGTTGCGCAACATACAAGGGATGCAAATCTCGGCTGTTTTCATCGATCCTCCGGCGGACTGGTTAATCGAAGCGCAGGATGCGGGCTGCCAGCGCCCAGGTCAACCCCAAAGACGGTCTGTGCGCCGCTGTCAAAATGAAATCGCCGGACGAGGTCGGGTCGGGTTTATCCGCAGCATTGCTCTTCGTCGCTATCAGCGGGCAGCGACGCTCCGTGGTCGCCATCATCGTCGCCCGCTGAGTCATCGTCGTCGTCCGGCGCCACGTCGTCATCATCGTCGTCGTCGGGCAAATAGTCCTGCGCGTAGAAGCCGATCATCCGCTCTTCACCGCGGCTCTCATTGCTGATAACAACCCCGCCGAGGCACTCGAAGATTATGTCGGCGTAGAGCTGATGCCCGGCGTCGTTGGAGTGCACCATGTCCAGCATGTAAGGGTCGAGCCAGGTGTCGCCCAGACCGCCGAACATGTCGCCGAGCACGATTCCGGGCATTGTCGCGAGCTCCTCGCGGACGATCGTCATTGCCAATCCCATGCCGAACAGCGCCAGCGGGTGCATGTCGCCCATCGCCCCTTCCATCTCGCTGGAGAGAGCGAAGTTGGGATAGACCACGAAGACCACGTCGCACTGCGGATTGATCGCCCAGGCAGCCTCGATGATCGTCTTGATGTTGGGCAAAATCTCGAGCAGATACTCGGGGTGGTCGAGGAAATTGCGCACGATCTGCTCAACATCGTAGGGTGGCATACCCTCGATGTACGGGTCCGGATCGTTGCCGCCCAGGGTGATCGTCAGCAGGTCGGCCGCTGGCAGCACCGGCGCCAGCCGCTCGTCGAAATATCCGCGGTCCGCTCCGGGCAGCCATTGAAAGCTCGTGCTGCCGCCCTTGGCCAGGTTGGTCACCTCGACTTCGCACAGCTGCGCGAAGTGATCGGCCAGCCGCTGCGGATAGAGCACATCCGAGCCCACAGCCCCGATGCTGTCGCCGATGGTCACGATGTGCAAATTCCCCTCACGCACGGCGTCGGCCACGTGCGCCGGTCGGTCGTTGCTCGTGCATTCGTGTCCGGCGTCGATCTCGTAGTCCAGCAGGTAGGTACCGGCGGACACGTTTTCGAACTCGAAGCGGCCCGAGCCGTTGGTCAACGCCGTGCTCTGGCCCTGAGTCCCGATCAGGCTGACCTCGACCTGATACAGCGGCGCGTCGCAATGGTCGATCTGCTGCTCGTAATGCGAAATCGTGCTCAGGTCCTCGTCGTGGTAGACCGTACCCTCGACCGTGGTAGCCAGGATTGGCGTTGCCGCCAGCAGCACGCAGGCGCAGGACAGTAAATACTTCATTGAATCACCCCGGGATTTGCACGTTGGACGCTCCGCCCTGTCTGCGACGGATCGATTTCGTGATAATAGCACCATATGGCGATTCATCTGAATGTGGACAAAGCTGCTGACGATCAATACCCTAAGCGGCAATAGGGGTGCAGCATGCTTACAGAAATTATCGTCGACCTTGATGCACGCAAAACCTCGGTTGCGCGCGATCGCGAGCCGGACGTATTCGGCAAAGCGCTGGCC from Candidatus Alcyoniella australis carries:
- a CDS encoding DMT family transporter, which encodes MSKRTLLILLLLNVIWAGSYSATKVLMQHAPYFLVTSLRYLAAALPLLILAGRRHGLRMPPGDILRSALMGVSTFTLCPLLMYKGVSLSRASDAAVITAMEPLLVSLGAWIYLRERIGRRTAAALAVSFGGTIVLSQFWRQGESLSAFGIGLILAGVFFEAGYSVIGKEILRRHPPLKIVAVAVGAACLVNVTAISVLGYWPQAANLTAQDWSLLVVYLALLCTVVGYTFWFVALRQDSAAKVAITIYCQPVLGVLIAWAWVDEVPTTWMLIGAAVILIGVSIAVVPMRPAVERSPIVS
- a CDS encoding lysophospholipase, whose translation is MTTTEESTGTLTASDGIKLFYRAYAAPEQKAGIVVSHGLGDHSGRYGEIVEHLLPHGYSLWIPDHRGHGRSEGIRGHVDRFYQYIDNLHLSVDMAKHALDEGQKLFLFGHSMGGLIAIRFALLYPETIDGVIVSSPALGLANPVPWYRQMTANVLSKLKPTKVLQTGLDKSTVSHDRTAVEEYVNDPLTHQQVSVRWFTESTMAMENVEMYAAKLHQPFLFLIAGADTQVNPAISREIFSKLGSSDKTMKLYDEMYHRLFCEDEERRTLVLQDLLEWLEQRVV
- a CDS encoding GDSL-type esterase/lipase family protein, producing MKYLLSCACVLLAATPILATTVEGTVYHDEDLSTISHYEQQIDHCDAPLYQVEVSLIGTQGQSTALTNGSGRFEFENVSAGTYLLDYEIDAGHECTSNDRPAHVADAVREGNLHIVTIGDSIGAVGSDVLYPQRLADHFAQLCEVEVTNLAKGGSTSFQWLPGADRGYFDERLAPVLPAADLLTITLGGNDPDPYIEGMPPYDVEQIVRNFLDHPEYLLEILPNIKTIIEAAWAINPQCDVVFVVYPNFALSSEMEGAMGDMHPLALFGMGLAMTIVREELATMPGIVLGDMFGGLGDTWLDPYMLDMVHSNDAGHQLYADIIFECLGGVVISNESRGEERMIGFYAQDYLPDDDDDDDVAPDDDDDSAGDDDGDHGASLPADSDEEQCCG
- a CDS encoding ARMT1-like domain-containing protein; amino-acid sequence: MKTAEICIPCMLRNLRRIAERVTQDEAQREQIEFQVKEMLKTADTDRPPPYLAKGIQRIMREISGNADPYRREKEHFNALAMEHYPRMAKMVERSVDPFDTALRISLAGNIIDVGVGAEIHMLETLDEVLQCELSIDHTQRLRAAIQGEQRLLFLGDNAGETVMDRVFLERIASQIEISYAVRGAPVLNDATLEDAQFAGIDRFARVIDNGSDAPGVILEDCSAEFCREFDKAELIVAKGMGNFETLNDCRDKRIFFVFLVKCELVAEDIGVPVGGKVVVEKPAGEIL